The genomic interval TATTGCTGAATTTTCAAATATAGAATAAGGGTTAAATCAACTTTTTAAATTGGTTAAGTTTATTCTGTGAATTTCTTTAGAACAAAAGGGACCGATGTAGGTCCTTTTTTAAAACTAAACTCCCGTTACTTCAATAAGAAAAAGCGATTCTTCGTTATTGAAGCATCGCACCCGATAGTTTAAGTACAATACTTCACATTCTCTCATATTCGTTTTGGAATGAATGATGGTAATAACATACATTGATTCTGATTAGAATTGCATAATTCTTATAAAAAAAAACCGACCTTTCTAATGGAAGAAGGTCGGTTTAAAATTAAGTTCAATTATGCTATTTAAGAGATAGTTATGAAATGACATTTTCCAGACGAGCCTCTATCTTCTCGGCGGTCATAACACCACCACCAAGCGCGATAAATTCGTCACCTTTCTGCAACAGCAATGTAGGATAGCTTTGGACGCCAAGCTGTTGAACCTTAGCAAAGTCTGCATGGGCTTCTTCGGTGGAAACTATGTCATCGTATCGTGCCAAAACTGCCTCTGGTTCAAGATTATTAGCAATAGCAATTTCCCGGTAAGTTGCTGGGTCACTGAGGCTCTTACCTTCGTAATAAAACGCATGCTGCATGGAAGAGGCTAAATAATAGGCACGCTCTGGAGCGAAGTAACGCAATGCAGAAAAGCCTTTAGCCGCCGCCTCGGAATCCATGACGAAAGTACCTTCTTCCAACAATGTTTGGTAAGAGGTACCAAACTCTGCACCAGTTAGCTGGCTGATTCTTTTATTTGCTTCTGGAATGTGTGAGAAAGAG from Peribacillus asahii carries:
- a CDS encoding DsbA family protein translates to MNNIQTKLIYVWDAYCGWCYGFSKSLRAFHENHPELPLTVLPGGLFVGHKKLPIASFSHIPEANKRISQLTGAEFGTSYQTLLEEGTFVMDSEAAAKGFSALRYFAPERAYYLASSMQHAFYYEGKSLSDPATYREIAIANNLEPEAVLARYDDIVSTEEAHADFAKVQQLGVQSYPTLLLQKGDEFIALGGGVMTAEKIEARLENVIS